The Maniola hyperantus chromosome 6, iAphHyp1.2, whole genome shotgun sequence sequence GttggtaaaattattatgcatgcTCTGTGTTAAAATTATCCTATAGAGctattttattatgaaatattttatattgttttgaaTGCTTAGGTAAAAATTTGTTCTAGATATTTCTACTTTGTGATTTAGGAAAATTCTCTGAGTATTACAGATactaactataaaataaaaaatatcggGTCAATTATAGGATAATTATAAGATGCCTagataaaatgtataaaattattGCTTACATAGTATAGTATTGCGAAGTAATAGAAGGACCTTAGGTCTaacaatacaaaagaaaaaactacaagaataaaatattacctatttacAAATACCTAAATGTAGGGATCGAAAGAAATATTTGGCTAAAATATGTTAGGAATACAtgattttttgtgaaaaattaCATTAATCTAAGCGACGTACGTatacaggattaaaaaaatgtaaaataatatcaaaactTGATTATAAGGTAAATTGTGATCGAGAAtgagtattttcagtttttaaaatattatgctcAGTTCATTACTAAGcgttattttaaatgttttttttaatgacttgtTACCCTGTCGTAAGTTATTTCAAGAGAGATTCATTAAAGATCGATTAAGAGAGTGTATTATAAAACATAGGGTTTAAAAAGAGTATGTTTCACTAACATTAAGCGAACCAAAAGTGTTCTACTCCCTAGAGATTCAAATGTAACGTTTTGTCCGCTTCACAAGTCCTATTCTAGCAGATCCGTCTCAGTAGAAACTTTTCATCAGTCCATAAAAACTAAACGCGTCTACACTACTTCCATCACAAGAACTTCACATACATAGTCCACCTGAAAACGTCAGTcctataaaaatagtaaataaaacttcCTACGTGTATCCGAACGCGAGCGCCATCTTGCTTTGGCGCGAAACGTAAAATGGCGCGGTTTTATGGCACGATTAGCGAAGTCACGAGCGATGACGCGCGCGGCCGCTCTTTCTTCGTTTCCGTCTGCCGTCGCGAACAAACACTATGTTCGCAGGGTCGTCGGCCAATTGAGGGTATCTGGATACGGAGTGGACATCACGGGCCGCCCATCCGTCCACTATACCATGAGAAATGAGTTCCTCCTTCTCCTCCTCAGTCCAGGACCCTCGACCTTCCCAGCCGGCGGCTACTAGTGCCTTCTCTCTTTCCCACGCTCGAGCGGCGGCTCGCTTATGTGCGTGCTTTAGAAGCTTGATTCGTTCTTGTGCCGGGTCCACTCCGTACCGCAAGACTATCACCGCTTGGGCAGAACCTTTGCCGACTGCATGAACTCGAACCTGAgagaacaaaacaaaaatttttaCCTTTCAAAAACAAAGGAAAATGGGCAAAAGAGAGCAAATGGGTCAAGAAATTTTCGCATAGTAATTTGAAAATCAGGCACAAGTGAATGTATGTAAACAAGAGAATAATAACTACTGTCCATAACAAAAAATCTGTAAATAAAGCACAGTAGGGTAGAAGGAATATTAATTCTGTCTAGTCAAGTATGTTTGTCTGTACATTTATAGATAACATGCCTTTGAAAATACAAAGAATGTTACCTCTAATCCTTGATCGTTAGTCTCATCTTGCGATACGTTGAACTTTCCAGACAACCGTCTTAGCTCTTCCATATCGTCTCTTATCTTCAGGGAATTGTCCTTCACGAAGTAGAATACATCTTGGTCGTGTATACTAAAGTGTACATCCAAGAAGTATGAATTGTTGAACACCGTGGTTATGACGTCTTCTACCACACTGTTCGCACCATCAGCCACGCTTATAAAGGCTTTACCATCCACTCTGGATATGAGGACACCTTCGCCGAATACTCCTCGTTTGTAGGAGACTCTTGGTAGGAGGTTTCTTGTGATTGGTTCCATTTTTAGTAGAGGCGTCGGGACAAATTCGATGTCTGATAGTTTGTTGTTCACCTACAAAGAGTAAAACATTTTGTGTGAACTAGAGATTTGCAAGAAATCATCGAAAACAGTGAAAAATTAAGCAAAACATTTGCAAGAGGGGCAGACTGAACTGTTGAGACCAAAGggtttattaaaatgaaataaatgtaaatcatgtgaaaactaattttgtttgttaattaaaaaaatgatcACATGATTTTTACCTTTTCAATGATACATTGAAGACCAGACATAACACCAAAGTCAGGAGCGAGTTGAGGCGCCGTTACAGATGTTTTTGGTTGgaatatcatatcagtaatgtATTCAGCTCCCATCATTTTATTCAAGGCGTAACCGTACAGTTGGAGCCAGCTCGACAAACTGGTCATATAAGGAATATTCTGCTCTCGATTTATAGGGTCATTATTTCTGAATCGGTATATGAAAATGTCTGTAGGCATAGTTAATTTGGTTGCCAAATGTTCCCAACTCGGCGTCATCCATTGCCCAACGACGGGGTCATACAAACGATTCTCCAAGTAAACTAAGTTGGTGTTGTAGTCAAATATCCCGCCTTGGAAGTCTACAGGTAAGTAGAATCCTGGATTTGTATCTTTGACTATCTTTCCGAATGGACTGCGTTTGATTTCTTTAATAATTTCTCCGTTCACATCAAATACGACCAGAGGTGATCCGTTATGATCTGTAGCTACATAGAAACGTTGATCCTCAGTTTCGATACAAGTTAAGAAATCTCTTTGGTCGTACAAGAATCGAATTGTCTTTTCTGTTTTCGGGTAATGCATGTGAGTGATGAGGTTGGGTGTTTGAGGATTTGTGTAGAAGAATTGTGTTATGTTGTCCTTATCGTCCTTCCAAGCGACTAGTCTGTTCCTATCGTCGTAATAGTACCACATTTGGAACTTATCCCTTTCAAATGCATGAACGAACTGTCCCCGAGAATTGTATCGGTATTTTTGCTCTCCGCGTCTGATAACAAAACCCCGTCCATCGTAGCTGCTGAATTCAATGTCACCGTATTGGACCACTCTATCACCAATATCGTAGCCAAGGTAGCGCTTCTCCCCGTGCTCTATAATACCTATGATGTTGCCGTTCTCATCGAAAACGTATTTCCAATCATCCTCGGATCCAACGACTTCCATGAGGTGTCCATCGTAATTGTAACTAACTCGTTCGTTAGACGATGTGTCGCCAATCATCATCTTTTTCGATTTGATTCGATTCCTTACATCGTATTCCAGTTCGAGCCGGAATACGTCGAACGATTTAATATTCATTAGAACAGTTTTAATTCTGCCATGATCATCGTAATCTGTTATAGTGAAGTATTGTTTGCTCGTGTCTTGCATCACTGAACGATTGAATGTGTTTCTGTAGATTCTCAAATCACTCACACCTTCCAAGATACCGAGGTTCTGGTTGTACTTCAATCTCAGTTGAGGCATTTCCTTGCTGTTGATGTTCATATCTATTGTAGACAGTCGTGCATTGCCATCGTATTGATATTTGAAATGTGCGTTGTTGAGACCACTTTTTGAGTTGAATTTCATCTTTTCGTCTTTTAAGATACCTGCATGGTATTTATAGTCTTGTCGCAGTTCGTAGTCTGGATCCGATATTTCTACATTTTTCACGAGATGAGTGTTTTCGTGGTAAACATATCGTATGGCTGAAGCTCCGGCGAGTATGGTCTCTAGTTTTCCAGTAGTATCGTATACATAAAGGATTTTGCCAGATTGATGAGGGAATATCTTCGCTAAAATGTGACCGTCGTCGTTATACAGAATTTCGTATGGATGCCTATTCATTGGTGAGAAGTACTGGTATTTGAAATAACCTAAAGAAGTCATTAAAGCGAATGTATGGATGTGGCCTCTTGGTGTGGTGAGGTTTTGGAGCGCGCCAGAGTCATCGTAATCGAGAAGATAGTCACTACCTCTTGGCGTTGTAACTTTCAATGGTAAGCTTGTAAACATATCTCTGAAAGAGTAAGCCAAAGAAGAACCGTCTCCATTACGAATTTCGTGCAATCTCCCAGCTCTATCGTATCCATAAGTCTCATTCAACTCGCCCCAACGCCAACTAGTAAGTCTATTGAATCTGTCATAGTCGAGTTCGACTTCAGCGAAGATTCCGCTTCTGGGACCCCACTTAACCGGTCTTGCCATTCTGTCGTAGGTGACATTCAGTAGTTCTACCTTGTCATCCATGAACACTGCAACAGTAGATGTATCTCTGTCATATTCGAGGGTCAGTAAATTTTCTCCGTTCACTCGCAGTTTTCGACCGATTTGTGCAACCGCTTTACTGCTCTTTCCTTTGTTGGATTGAAGTCTTCGTAAGAAGTAGCGCCATTCGAAACGATTTGCCAAATCACCACCGACTTCAGTCCTCTGTTTAGCTGGTACAGGGTAGCTTTCACCTAGTATGGGATCGATTTCTGAAAGAATTGTATACGGGACGGTATCAGTGGAAATTATATGGCCCCATGGCATGCTAGACGATATGCTTCCATCAGTTGAGATTATTGTTTTTGTCTCGGCTTCTCCAACCTTTGTATTTACCGATGAACCCTTTATTAGTATTGAAACCGGTTTCCTGTTGTTTTCACTTACGAGTACAGTGGCACCTTTCAAACTTAAATCGAACGTAAGATTTATTATTCTTCCAGTAGGAGTTACTGCCGAAGTCAACCTTCCAAACTCATCGTATTTGTAGATATAACTTCTTCCGGTGCTGTCATACTTTGCTTTGAGTAGTCCTGTTGTGCCATGATAATCGAAAGTCATATTGAAGTTGTCAGGTGTTCGCAATTCTTGAAGCATTTTCATTCGAGACATTTTCAGTCTACACTTCTGACCCTTGGTGTTCTCAATTGAATTCACAAGGCTGGAGTAGTCTCGTAACAGGAAGACTTTGTTGCCAGCGGCGTCAGTTACAGTGCTCAGCTTTCCATTGCTGGTGTTAACCGTATACGTGAAAACGTAGTTATTTTCGCCAGTTAGTATGTTTTTGGTCATAACGTGTTGGCCGAATCTGTTGAATATGTAAGTTTCTTGCGTATCTGGTGCGTAAATTTCGTATTCTCTTGCTCCACTTGCATCCGGAATGCTTGCCATGACAGATCGAATTCTGTAATTGGCCTGATCAGCTATGTGTACGATTCCGTCAGGGCTTACAGTTACTGCTGAGATAGTATTGAATTTAGAGTTCGACGCTAGGAAATGGTCCGCTTCGAAGCAATCACATCCTCTTTCTAAGCAATTGCATTTTGATTCAGCACCGGCATATAGAGAAATCTTTCCATCAGTGGTGATAAGTCTCACTCTATTAATCCGTTGAGAATCACTTTCCGCCACATACAAATCACCAGCTGCACCAAATCCAATGCTTTGTGGCATTACAAGTGTAGCGTAAGTTGCTAATTCCATATCATAGCCTGTTAAAGGTGACGGGCAATGAAGCGGTCTGCCAGCAATGACTTTTACTCTTCCATCTGGCGCCATTTGTAGAATCATGTGGTCATCGATTATGTGCAAGCTGTTATCTAGCGGATTGATAGAGAGTTCGGTCGGCCACCTTAAATGCACTTCTTCTACACTTAACGTTCCTTCGCACGGAATCGGTTTCCAATGAGCTCTATGCATATGATTTCCAATAACTGTTGTTATAATGCCATCTCTGTCTACCATTCTTATATTCGTACCATCAGCGAAATATAAGACGTTGTCTATGGAAACAGCGACACCTTTAGGGTAAGCCAATTTTGCGTCTCTTGCTAATGCTCCGTCTCCACAATGTGCTTCGTCTCCTGGAAGACATCTCTCACCAGAGCCTACAACCGTTTCCCAGTTTCTTTCAGGATCACTAAAGTCATCTGTGTTGCGAACTTTGATGATTTGATGGGACTCTGGATCAGAAATGTAGAGAGTACCGTCTAATGGTGACAAAGCCATGTGGTATCGGTAGGAGACACGGGTTGCACTGAAAAGAGAAATAAATCAAATTACACTTACGAATAGATACAAAAAtagcaaaatttaaaaacccccTATTTGTGAAATCTGGTGGAATATGGCGATAAAAGAAAATCAATTGATTTGACCTCTAAAACTAAATATtactttatataaatagatgCTCTATGGTCATAAATCGAGTATTTCGGATTGACTATATTAAAAATACTgaaattaaataatacttactttaGTTTGACAACAGTCCGAACAGTTCCATCAGTATTGATCTTCCTAACAAGGTTGAAGTCACCCACAAAGATTGAACCGTCAGGAGCTGCAACCAAAGCAACAGGAGCAAGTAGCCTCTGCTTTACCGCAGCTCCAGAACAATCATTCCCGCAGTCTAAGCCTCTTTGACGGCCATCTCCCATGGCGGTGATGATGAGGCGGGGCTTGTGCTTGAGGTAGATGTTAGTGCCATCACCCTTTTGGAGTATACCTGGAAAGGGGAGTACAAAAATCAATCCTCAAGATTTTTGTCTTTGCAAAGAAATTGTAAATACAGTAGATTGCTAATGATGAAATAACATTTTGTAATGGTTGTGAAGATTTACTTTCTTCGATTGTGATGCTTTAGTCATTTCGAAAAATTCCAGTCTTTTTCAGGCAAGTGGTGTTCTAGATTATGAAATCTAGAATACTACAGTTTTCAAGCATtgcaattacatattatttgaaaaagtTTGATTAGGCAGTTAGGTTGAAATTTTGTTGGATCAGCAAAGTGACATCAAATAACTTTTTAGTAAGATTACCTTCATGGAAATTGTATCTGTGATGTATATCTAGATTCCATCCACCAACATCAGAAATACTCATGTCGTGACCGCTCAACTTCGTCGTTTGCACATTCCAGATAATGTCCTTGCAATCTGTGTACTGGTATCCAACTTTTACTAACGCTGTTGTCACCCCGTACACCCGCTGTCTATAAACATTCAGTCTATTCCATGGGTATGTGAATTTGATTACTGGATCTGCCTCAAAGGTCTTCTCGAAGAGAATGCCTTCTATGGTAATCCTCAGGTGTATTAGAGCTAATGTTGCTGGGACTTTCTCTGGAGTAAGTTGCAGTTGTATTGTGGAGAGGTATCCTGCTGCTCTTGAGCTGTGATAAACTAAGTTGAGTCCCGTTCCTGGAATTTGGAGGCTTTCTTGGACCACCTGGAAGATACAATTTTGAAGGGTAagtacacaaaataatattgctATTGCACTTAATTATTCTCAATAATATTTCATCGAAATGGTTTGCATGAACATCACGGAAACTGGCTGAATGGCTGAGGCATCAAAATATAGtgcaaaattttgttttaaaaaatgtacctCTCCCAAACAGGAAATAGCAGCTGAAGTTTCAACTTATAATGGATGATGGCAATGGATAGAAAACTTCATTTTGTATCGAAGCCTTGGTGTAAGAAGGTTGCATAAGGTAGATTTATTATCTTTACCTGAGATTCAGCAAGTATAGCGCTCTTATCTGGACAAGCACCCTGGAAGCCATGCTTCCACGTAGCCAGGACAACGGGCTTCATAGCGTCGTAGTCATGAGCGAGACAAGCCTGAGGAGGCCCCATACCGCTCTTGTCGTCCAATGTTGTCATCACTACTTCGTCGATTATCACAACCTGGAAGGAGTTGAAATTTTGGTGATATAGTCCAGAAAGATCTTTGAGTTTGGGAAAATTTCAGACAAGCTGAAATCTACTTTTAGTATGAACTTCGTGACgatatacttaaaaatattaagtcgTAGGCGGTAGAACTTTTAAAAGAAGCGTCTTGAAAACTTTTAATTTGGTTCGAACTTCGTTAATTTTATGGTAAAGTCTTTTTCACACTTAATCCTCGATtccaaatatatatttttttaaactacgaACTGACTATAATATCTTTATTCAACTTTCTAGCGAGGTAATTATTTGCTTTGCTATGACAAAGAACTAGTCGGAACTCAGAACGAATAAACGATTTCAAACAATACAAGTTTGCTGAAACCATTTGCATACTGTTGACTTATAAACTCCCTGCTTAGCAGTATTTGTGtatataacataacataattaAGTTTTcaatgttataaaaattaatagattACTTATCTAATATTTATCAACTGGGccccaaaaaaagaaaaaagaggTCTATATAATTTGTTAGCCTCACCTCATTCCAAGGCACGAACACAACCTGCGTGGATCGTTTGAAGGGCGACCTTCCGAAGTGAAGAGTCACTGCCCCTCCTCCGTTCACTAAGAGGTCGAACCAACCATCCTCCCTCGTTAACGTGAACCCTTCCAAGGGCGTAGAAGTGGACACCCTCACTCCGACCAAACCGGAACCCAAGGAAGTGACCACCCGACCCCTTATGACTGCGGAACGGCTGAAAATGGGATAAAACTCGCTACAGACGATGTCAATTTTGTTAATTAggttaagtaataattaagattTCAGTTGaactaagtatatatatatatatatagaggggtttaatacaaaattaaatagattACTAGTAAAAATGGGGTAAAAAACTACAATAATCTCTTTCATTATGACTATGAAATAGGAAATGGGGTCTTCAGTTCAGAATAATTTAATAACTAAGTTAGGTAGGCAGTATTAATTACTattagtttattattaaaagtgTGATGTAGAAAAGAAGAATAGAAAATGAATAGTGTTAAAAAGAATTATGTAGTTCATAAATGAATTTGTATGTTCATAAATGAAATTACTAATCCAATCCAAAACCCAATACTATTTCTACAATTTTGTAAAGATTACCTAATTATCTACGTAAaatactttgttttttttttggacaTTTATATAAAAAGCGTAACACAAAACTCACAGGACACGAATATATAAACAAATATAAATACGACATAAAACATCATGCACACATCTATACTTGTACGAAATATGTCTACAATTAGGATATAGAGATACCCAACTATAAAGTATATCTGATACAAGTATAACTACATATTCTACGGGCACACACACTCCTACCTAAATTGATTTCTGTTTCTTACCTCGTATTGAAGTGATTCCAAAACATACTGCGCAGCGGAAAGACGAGAAATTACATAGAATGAGTATCATTGGATACGGCATcgttaaagaagaagaaattaataaattagaaCATGTTAGTAATTAAGATCAAATAATATTCTTAAACAAAAATAACATGCAAGTGCCACTTTTTGTTAATCAACATCAATAGATTGAAATTATCAGTTGGCATTAAAACACAAACATTAATCTTAAAggtgaagaaaacaaaaaagtacatGGAAACACTCTTATATATAATAAAACGAAGGATCGACTGGGGCACAACATTGCGTATCTTATATAATagatatttatttgtttcaaaaTCATATAACATTGAGGATCAGTTGATGGATAGGATATACCATCAAGTGATCGTTTGACAATAATCATTCATAGGCGGCCATTAGACGGTCAATATGGCATCAGCTGAATCCGTCATCTTGGATCAATACAGTTATCTAATCTATCAATCCAACCGTTAGTTACAAGATCAATTAGACCACATTTACAGAATAGTGTGATGCTAAATTGCTCGTCTAATGGCCGCCTTAAGTCTAATCTGACACCGAACATTTAATGCGTACCTTTCATTAAAGGTTTCCTGTTTAGCGTAGTTTTGGAGGCTTCCCTCATCGATGAGGAACTTCATCCTTTCGAAGAAGGACGCGGTGATCGCTGGAGGCTGCTTTCTGAGGAGGATGTCTGTTGGTTTGGGTGAGGAGACGCAAAGCTGGCTCCCCTTGCACGCGGCGCTTTGACAACATTCTGGGTCTTCACAATCTACTAAGCCATCTAGAGACGAAAGAAGAAGAacacattaataataatctatggCAGTGTTGTCGAGCTAAATTGTCAGCCGATACAATATTACAACAATATTAGGTAATTGTTTTGAAGCATAAAAAATATCCtgaataaaattacaaatattcCACGTAAAAATATTAGTTGTCCTTGTTATGGAAGATGGGATCAAATATCGGGAACAGAGTAAGAAGAAGAATAAACTTCGATTGAAAATTGCAGTGgtacctaataagtaatatgGTTTTGGagtatcataaaatatttaatgtccTTGTcaataatttttcataaaaaatttgACGATTAAAATTACTTGCAATACAACTGAGTACAGGTAATAAGTATTTGAACCCGTTTATCACGCTTACCTTTGTCATTATCCTTAGAATCATCGCAGATTTGTTCTTTCAACGTAGTGCAGTCTGGACCGTCCCACCCATCGAAGCATTTACACTCCCAGTGCCCATCATTCGCCACTCTGCACTGACCGTGCCCCGCACATCCTCTCGGACATCCTTCCAATGTACAATGTCGTCCATTCCATCCAGAAACGCAAAGACAAGTGCCGTTTTTGCATTGGCCGTGGTCGCTGCACCGCGCATCGCATAGTTTGGACGTGCAATATTCGCCTGTCCAACTTGAATCGCAAACGCAGGATTCCCCTACGCATCTTCCATGTGGACCGCAATCTAGATCGCAAACCTCTGCAACAAACAGTATTTTTATCTACAAACTATGGCTTCAATTTGGTCTTAACATGGGTTGAACTACCACTGGGTGGTTTGGGGAAAGACATGCACTAAAGTTTTGAATTTATATTGATGGGCTAAAAACTAGTGCATATCTTTCTTTTATATTTCTGCACGAAAAAGGCATCAAAGTTTTTTTGTATCTAACTTCAGTGCATGTACTTCTTTCAAAAAAAGCAAACACCTTCCTTAGATTTTCCCACAAATTATTATCTGTAACGTCTCATTTAATAAGTTGACGCACTTTTTAATACCATTGTGATTGAACTAAACTTGTAAAAAAGTGGTCAGGTAATAACTAATTTTATAGGattatttttagtaattttCTGACGTTGATAGTCTGGAAGTGAAAAGAGGCACAACACTTAAATTACTATGTTAGGTTTACAAGAACTGATTCTAATAGAAACCTTACCTTTGGAACAGTCATCACCAGACCAGCGAGCGTGACACGTGCAAGTTTGAGTGTCAACATCAAACGTGCCATGTCCCGAACAATCTGGTAAGCATTGAAGAGCATCCTTATCCATCGTAGCACAATCTAGCCCTTTCCATCCTTTCTTACATACACAAACACCTTCGATACAGAAGCCGTGGCCTGAACAAGTGGGATGAGGACAATCTATTTCTTCGCAGAACTTTCCTTTGTAACCTCTAACGCAGGAACATTTTCCGTTAACGCAGTGGCCATGTCCATTGCAATCTGGTACTTCACATTCGTCGTGGCGTAAGGAGCACTCTTTGCCTTTCCAGCCAGGGTTGCATTGACATTCTCCGTTGATGTACTCTCCTCTTTGGCTGCATAATACTGGGCATACGCCTGAAAATGATAACGGAAATTGCTACTACGGAATAAATTTTTTAACCTAGAGGTAAGTACTCGTTATAGTTAACGGGTTGCGGGGATCTGGTAACAATCTAGTTCCAAGaataagtaaaacaataattttatttcaaggttaacaataaattattaaaaagcaTTAGACTACCACGCAACACTACAATTTAATTACCGTCTAAAAGGTAACTAAGGACTTTAGGATTTAGACTAAGGATTAATAGAATATTTAATCTTCAAGAACACTGAAGTTATCTCTGGCAAGCCTTTTTTTGTTATGACTGAGTACCTATCATAGTTTTCAAATGGATTGccattattaagtatattaggaCTTCTTTGAATTGTAGATTCAAGAGATATTTTTGAGTCtcatttaaagtaggtatttcaatATATTGTAAACAATCGGTATACCCCTCTGAGGCCTGACAGCCCCATGCCACATTTTACAAACTGTTTGGGCAAAGCTGTAATTTCACCCGAATTACAGTTTACTCAAGATACATCTTGAGTTATACTAGACAGATTTTGATCACATTTGGGGCAGTATTTACGTTCAACTATACGCTTCAAAATTTTGAAAGCATCATCTCAATCGGTTCAAATACTTTTTCGTGATCAAACTAACCCAAAAACTATGACAGATTAGCAAATGTACTCACTCTCACTGCAATCATCTCCTCCAAAACCAGGTTGGCATTGACAGTGTCCCATCAGACATTCCCCTTTCCCGGAGCAGCCGTTTGGACAGTTGTGCGTCATATCATCAGCGACCATGGCTATGAAGGAAATCTCCTGAGGATCCCCATCGTCGTTGTACAGTGAGAGAAACCAATGACCTTGCTCCATGTAGTGGGTTACTTCTTTCTTCACGGACGGCTGTTTGAAAATATATAGATTAGGACAAAATCAAAGAGAAACATTGAAGCGAGAAGGTGGCGTCATTGCCATATTGTCAGTAACTGGATGGACGACCAAACTACAGGAGTCACTATTTTTGTTCGTGTACTTTATTGACCAAAATGGGGATATTTGACCGTTGGTCTTGCTGATTGCTTATTGAatgtataaattaaataatatcgtTCATCTAAAATTGTCGAGCTATCATgctattcttttattttatgtacggtCAAGTAACTATAGGTTTAACAAGCAGGCGCTGTTCAAGTATCGGAAACATACTAGAATGAAGAAGATTAACGGAAATTGCATAAAAGTAAGTTCAAACAAAAGGCTTAAAGTGACGTTCGATTCGTCGACTCAATGGGTATTAGCAGAATTTATTTCTACGACTCGAATACTTACATGTGAAGCCCTCGTAGTTCGAGCTTTAAATCCGCTTAGGACTTCTAAGAAGTGATACTGAGTATGCGTCGGCAGAGCGTTCCGTCTTGCATAAACACCTATGGACGCCCCTCGAGGGATCATGTAGTCGAATTTCACGTAAGCAGCTTCCGATTGATAAAATTGCATATTCCAGTAACTATATGGAGGGATTTCTTTTGATAACTTTTCACCTAAAGTAATTTGCTTAAACGTCGTCCCATCGGGAGGGAAAGATTGCGCGGGGAACGTTCGCGCACCTATAATATGAAAACTATATTAATATCACGATTAGAgggaaatacaaaatattagaaGCAATATTGCCGTATCAAACCATGCGATAATGTGATGATCTAGATTCTAGGTTGAACAAAAAATTATTCATTCGTAATATTGACTAC is a genomic window containing:
- the Ten-m gene encoding teneurin-m isoform X3 produces the protein MLRSTYDRPDHERCLLEGVRPPPDVPPRNPTMSRLNGRITGNPADLVDFEPSCLVRTPSGNFYVPSGDIQKNPSMDYKSNSSCSSPGKQEKGTLERMDRSDRHPAFGVPVPVLPVRNNLRATHFPPAASRFHFRKGLSSRCSWKCTAIVFIVLFVLLLSIASYMSASYFTDNWSYQNAKPCSVLVGDTTDKFPASKATTLESANKSLARPHQSSTSSATDDANNESYKPLYSLTVTVPTVGDSNEIPTVKITPMEIEPTMPSNFNKPVTIESPIKTTKTLTNTENWGGSCECSCPVCDASVTMDDFYDESVEKTTATNKVISESMPTYNKTNNITTDVPTDVTTVRESTETAVDDFSTTESATDFSTKSDIVTSTDGATLDSSEVSTLDGLTTIESDRFTTTEAPKCICPKVKPPPILILEGARTFPAQSFPPDGTTFKQITLGEKLSKEIPPYSYWNMQFYQSEAAYVKFDYMIPRGASIGVYARRNALPTHTQYHFLEVLSGFKARTTRASHPSVKKEVTHYMEQGHWFLSLYNDDGDPQEISFIAMVADDMTHNCPNGCSGKGECLMGHCQCQPGFGGDDCSESVCPVLCSQRGEYINGECQCNPGWKGKECSLRHDECEVPDCNGHGHCVNGKCSCVRGYKGKFCEEIDCPHPTCSGHGFCIEGVCVCKKGWKGLDCATMDKDALQCLPDCSGHGTFDVDTQTCTCHARWSGDDCSKEVCDLDCGPHGRCVGESCVCDSSWTGEYCTSKLCDARCSDHGQCKNGTCLCVSGWNGRHCTLEGCPRGCAGHGQCRVANDGHWECKCFDGWDGPDCTTLKEQICDDSKDNDKDGLVDCEDPECCQSAACKGSQLCVSSPKPTDILLRKQPPAITASFFERMKFLIDEGSLQNYAKQETFNESMFWNHFNTSRSAVIRGRVVTSLGSGLVGVRVSTSTPLEGFTLTREDGWFDLLVNGGGAVTLHFGRSPFKRSTQVVFVPWNEVVIIDEVVMTTLDDKSGMGPPQACLAHDYDAMKPVVLATWKHGFQGACPDKSAILAESQVVQESLQIPGTGLNLVYHSSRAAGYLSTIQLQLTPEKVPATLALIHLRITIEGILFEKTFEADPVIKFTYPWNRLNVYRQRVYGVTTALVKVGYQYTDCKDIIWNVQTTKLSGHDMSISDVGGWNLDIHHRYNFHEGILQKGDGTNIYLKHKPRLIITAMGDGRQRGLDCGNDCSGAAVKQRLLAPVALVAAPDGSIFVGDFNLVRKINTDGTVRTVVKLNATRVSYRYHMALSPLDGTLYISDPESHQIIKVRNTDDFSDPERNWETVVGSGERCLPGDEAHCGDGALARDAKLAYPKGVAVSIDNVLYFADGTNIRMVDRDGIITTVIGNHMHRAHWKPIPCEGTLSVEEVHLRWPTELSINPLDNSLHIIDDHMILQMAPDGRVKVIAGRPLHCPSPLTGYDMELATYATLVMPQSIGFGAAGDLYVAESDSQRINRVRLITTDGKISLYAGAESKCNCLERGCDCFEADHFLASNSKFNTISAVTVSPDGIVHIADQANYRIRSVMASIPDASGAREYEIYAPDTQETYIFNRFGQHVMTKNILTGENNYVFTYTVNTSNGKLSTVTDAAGNKVFLLRDYSSLVNSIENTKGQKCRLKMSRMKMLQELRTPDNFNMTFDYHGTTGLLKAKYDSTGRSYIYKYDEFGRLTSAVTPTGRIINLTFDLSLKGATVLVSENNRKPVSILIKGSSVNTKVGEAETKTIISTDGSISSSMPWGHIISTDTVPYTILSEIDPILGESYPVPAKQRTEVGGDLANRFEWRYFLRRLQSNKGKSSKAVAQIGRKLRVNGENLLTLEYDRDTSTVAVFMDDKVELLNVTYDRMARPVKWGPRSGIFAEVELDYDRFNRLTSWRWGELNETYGYDRAGRLHEIRNGDGSSLAYSFRDMFTSLPLKVTTPRGSDYLLDYDDSGALQNLTTPRGHIHTFALMTSLGYFKYQYFSPMNRHPYEILYNDDGHILAKIFPHQSGKILYVYDTTGKLETILAGASAIRYVYHENTHLVKNVEISDPDYELRQDYKYHAGILKDEKMKFNSKSGLNNAHFKYQYDGNARLSTIDMNINSKEMPQLRLKYNQNLGILEGVSDLRIYRNTFNRSVMQDTSKQYFTITDYDDHGRIKTVLMNIKSFDVFRLELEYDVRNRIKSKKMMIGDTSSNERVSYNYDGHLMEVVGSEDDWKYVFDENGNIIGIIEHGEKRYLGYDIGDRVVQYGDIEFSSYDGRGFVIRRGEQKYRYNSRGQFVHAFERDKFQMWYYYDDRNRLVAWKDDKDNITQFFYTNPQTPNLITHMHYPKTEKTIRFLYDQRDFLTCIETEDQRFYVATDHNGSPLVVFDVNGEIIKEIKRSPFGKIVKDTNPGFYLPVDFQGGIFDYNTNLVYLENRLYDPVVGQWMTPSWEHLATKLTMPTDIFIYRFRNNDPINREQNIPYMTSLSSWLQLYGYALNKMMGAEYITDMIFQPKTSVTAPQLAPDFGVMSGLQCIIEKVNNKLSDIEFVPTPLLKMEPITRNLLPRVSYKRGVFGEGVLISRVDGKAFISVADGANSVVEDVITTVFNNSYFLDVHFSIHDQDVFYFVKDNSLKIRDDMEELRRLSGKFNVSQDETNDQGLEVRVHAVGKGSAQAVIVLRYGVDPAQERIKLLKHAHKRAAARAWEREKALVAAGWEGRGSWTEEEKEELISHGIVDGWAARDVHSVSRYPQLADDPANIVFVRDGRRKRRKSGRARHRS